From Azospirillum brasilense, one genomic window encodes:
- a CDS encoding thiolase family protein: protein MSRDVYIAGVAMTPFGRHDARSMQDLAQAAVLGALADAGADQNRIQAFYNANVYGGMVLGQVLMRDLGITGPALYNVENACASGATAVHLACQALRLGLYDTVLVWGVEQLTRLGGGTIPLQRNDYKTELYAAQGMTLPTVYAMRGSRYLHERRETPEILARIAVKNRAHGARNPYAQQRKEVTVEEVLNSRPVAEPLTLLQCCPSQVDGAAALVLTTVKPASSRRPVRVLGSAVQSGHLEEGCDDILDAEITARTARLAYEEAGVGPRDVGVVELHDAFTIAELLYYEALGLCEKGGSADMLRRGDTALGGRVPVNPSGGLLAKGHPLGATGVAQMVEIAWQLQGCADGRQVEGARIGLTQCTGGGIAGVDHAASSVHILGV, encoded by the coding sequence ATGAGCCGCGACGTCTACATTGCCGGGGTGGCGATGACACCGTTCGGGCGCCATGACGCCCGATCCATGCAGGATCTGGCGCAGGCCGCCGTGCTGGGGGCGCTTGCCGACGCTGGTGCGGACCAGAATCGAATCCAGGCCTTCTACAACGCCAACGTCTATGGCGGCATGGTGCTGGGGCAGGTGCTGATGCGCGATCTCGGCATCACGGGGCCGGCGCTCTACAACGTGGAGAACGCCTGCGCCAGCGGAGCCACCGCCGTCCATCTCGCCTGTCAGGCGCTGCGCCTCGGCCTGTACGACACCGTCCTCGTCTGGGGTGTGGAGCAACTGACCCGGCTGGGTGGCGGCACCATCCCCCTCCAGCGCAACGACTACAAGACGGAGCTTTACGCGGCACAGGGCATGACGCTGCCCACGGTCTATGCCATGCGCGGCAGCCGCTATCTTCATGAACGCCGGGAGACGCCGGAAATCCTCGCCCGCATCGCCGTGAAGAACCGCGCCCACGGCGCTCGCAACCCCTACGCCCAGCAGCGCAAGGAGGTCACGGTGGAGGAGGTGCTGAATTCCCGCCCCGTCGCGGAGCCGCTGACGCTGCTGCAATGCTGCCCGTCGCAGGTCGATGGGGCCGCCGCCCTCGTGCTGACGACGGTGAAGCCGGCATCCTCCCGGCGTCCGGTGCGTGTTCTCGGCTCCGCCGTCCAGTCCGGCCATCTCGAAGAGGGCTGCGACGACATCCTTGACGCGGAAATCACCGCCCGCACGGCGCGGCTCGCCTACGAGGAGGCTGGCGTCGGCCCGCGGGACGTCGGTGTCGTCGAGCTGCACGACGCCTTCACCATTGCCGAACTTCTCTATTACGAAGCGCTCGGCCTCTGCGAGAAGGGCGGGAGCGCCGATATGCTGCGGCGTGGGGACACCGCGCTCGGTGGCCGCGTTCCCGTCAATCCGAGCGGCGGCCTGCTCGCCAAGGGTCATCCGCTGGGCGCCACCGGCGTCGCGCAGATGGTGGAGATCGCCTGGCAGCTTCAGGGCTGTGCCGACGGGCGTCAGGTCGAAGGGGCCCGCATCGGTCTGACGCAATGCACCGGTGGCGGAATCGCCGGCGTCGACCATGCGGCGTCCTCTGTCCATATTCTGGGGGTGTGA
- a CDS encoding Zn-ribbon domain-containing OB-fold protein translates to MEGPNGENPHPEPSWLDRSNGAPRLAASRHRETGRCVFPRVPAASPAAPRYEPVTLSSYARLYSHTVIHPNPKTGQAPFALVYADFPEEVRVFGRLDLPEGVRPSIGARLEAVIDESADGNARYVFVPAEEAVP, encoded by the coding sequence ATGGAAGGGCCGAACGGAGAGAACCCGCATCCGGAGCCGTCCTGGCTCGACCGGAGCAACGGCGCGCCCCGGCTGGCCGCCTCACGCCACCGGGAAACGGGCCGCTGCGTGTTTCCGCGCGTGCCGGCCGCGTCGCCGGCCGCGCCGCGCTACGAGCCGGTCACCTTGTCGTCCTATGCCCGGCTCTACAGCCACACCGTCATCCACCCCAACCCGAAGACCGGCCAGGCTCCGTTCGCTCTCGTCTATGCGGATTTTCCGGAAGAGGTCCGGGTTTTCGGCCGGCTCGACCTGCCGGAGGGTGTGCGCCCGTCCATCGGAGCGCGGCTGGAAGCCGTCATCGACGAGTCCGCGGACGGCAACGCCCGCTATGTGTTCGTTCCCGCAGAGGAGGCCGTTCCATGA
- a CDS encoding oxidoreductase yields the protein MRVWFITGASRGFGSLIAAEALAAGDAVVATARNPKAVTERIGDHPNLLPVALDVTDEAQAQAAAAAAVERFGRIDVLVNNAGYGLLGAVEESSGPEVEKIFATNVFGLLAVTRAVLPHMRRQRSGHVINISSIGGYGAFVGWGVYGSTKFAVEGITEALAAELAPLGVKATVVEPGFFRTDFLDGQSLAVSAEIADYAETVGAMRRFAADANHAQPGDPTKFAKAMLTLAGAENPPVRLAVGSDTVAHIERKNATVARELDAWRELSLSTDLPATAG from the coding sequence ATGCGCGTGTGGTTCATCACGGGTGCTTCCCGCGGTTTCGGTTCGCTCATCGCTGCCGAAGCCCTCGCCGCCGGCGATGCGGTCGTCGCGACCGCCCGCAACCCGAAGGCGGTCACCGAGCGGATCGGCGATCATCCCAACCTGCTCCCCGTGGCGCTCGACGTGACGGACGAGGCTCAAGCCCAGGCCGCAGCCGCGGCGGCTGTGGAACGCTTCGGTCGGATCGACGTGCTGGTCAACAACGCCGGTTACGGCCTGCTCGGCGCGGTCGAGGAGTCGAGCGGTCCCGAAGTCGAGAAGATCTTCGCGACCAACGTCTTCGGCCTTCTCGCCGTAACCCGGGCCGTGCTGCCGCACATGCGGCGCCAGCGTTCGGGCCATGTCATCAACATCTCGTCCATCGGCGGCTACGGGGCCTTCGTCGGCTGGGGCGTCTACGGTTCCACCAAGTTTGCGGTGGAAGGCATCACCGAGGCGCTCGCCGCCGAACTCGCCCCCCTCGGCGTCAAGGCGACCGTCGTGGAGCCGGGCTTCTTCCGCACCGATTTCCTGGACGGGCAATCGCTGGCGGTGAGCGCTGAGATCGCCGACTACGCCGAGACGGTGGGAGCCATGCGCCGTTTCGCGGCGGACGCCAACCACGCCCAGCCCGGCGATCCCACCAAGTTCGCCAAGGCGATGCTCACGCTCGCCGGTGCCGAAAATCCGCCGGTGCGGCTGGCGGTAGGCAGCGACACGGTGGCCCACATCGAGCGCAAGAACGCAACGGTCGCAAGGGAACTTGACGCGTGGCGGGAGCTTTCGCTATCGACCGACTTGCCGGCGACCGCCGGGTAA
- the gcvA gene encoding transcriptional regulator GcvA: protein MDRLPPLNPLRAFEAAGRLRSIRKAADELSVTPGAVSRQVQSLESHLGTPLFRREPREIVLTPEGEQYLAAITLHFDGIREATRKLTGQTTIEVVRIRAYTTFAVKWLIPRLSSFHADNRTTEVRLTTSVEAVDFDRENVDGAIRLGDGNWPGVEVDRLIANELVPLCSPALRRHAGLKRVGDLAGQTLLHSLVRLDDWRYWLEAAGAEGIDPYAGPKYASSTLAYQAALEGQGVMIAQKALFAEDLRARRLVQPFGPPLDRGEFTYYFIYPRNRMRNPAFRRFREWLLAQTRT from the coding sequence ATGGATCGGCTTCCCCCTCTCAACCCGTTGCGCGCCTTCGAAGCCGCCGGCCGGCTCAGGAGCATCCGCAAGGCTGCGGATGAACTGTCCGTCACGCCGGGTGCGGTGAGCCGTCAGGTGCAGAGCCTGGAAAGCCATCTCGGCACGCCGCTCTTCCGCCGGGAGCCGCGGGAAATCGTCCTGACGCCCGAAGGGGAGCAGTATCTGGCGGCGATCACGCTGCATTTCGACGGCATCCGCGAGGCCACCCGGAAGCTCACCGGCCAGACGACCATCGAGGTCGTCCGAATCCGCGCCTACACGACCTTCGCGGTCAAATGGCTGATTCCACGCCTATCGTCGTTCCATGCGGACAACAGGACCACAGAGGTGCGCCTCACGACTTCCGTGGAGGCGGTGGATTTCGACCGGGAAAACGTCGACGGCGCCATCCGGCTGGGGGACGGCAACTGGCCCGGCGTCGAGGTGGACCGGCTCATCGCGAACGAACTGGTGCCGTTGTGCAGCCCCGCCCTGCGGCGGCACGCGGGTTTGAAAAGGGTCGGCGACCTTGCGGGTCAGACGCTGCTTCACTCGCTGGTGCGGCTCGACGACTGGCGCTACTGGTTGGAAGCGGCGGGCGCCGAAGGCATCGATCCCTATGCCGGGCCGAAATACGCAAGTTCCACGCTCGCCTATCAGGCGGCCTTGGAAGGCCAAGGCGTCATGATCGCGCAGAAGGCGCTGTTCGCCGAGGATCTGCGTGCCCGCCGTCTGGTGCAGCCCTTCGGGCCGCCGCTCGACCGCGGGGAGTTCACCTATTACTTCATCTATCCCCGCAACCGGATGCGCAACCCGGCTTTCCGCCGGTTCCGGGAGTGGCTTTTGGCGCAAACCCGGACGTAA
- a CDS encoding MFS transporter translates to MERLEAARAPNSAAIFASSDNPSSDDAVVRRLTAAQKKAIIAATAGTIVEYTDWVIYAIFASILANKFFPAGNSFTALLSVFAIFAVGFIMRPVGGAVLGAFADRHGRKKGLTLSILLMSGASFVIGVCPTYDQIGLAAPIILVLARLTQGFSAGGEFGSASTFLIESAPADRRAFAGSWQWFAINAGTLISFVLAFSFTVIGSDGGLSSWGWRAAFIIAGLLGLVTLWIRLSVGETEVFKKRAATEGVQRHPMVDVFRKHPRDALRVIGIAMAGNLLNYVWMVNYPSHAHLVTGLPMSQTLLAGIVSVTVSLVLIPFVGMLADRIGRRPVLIAFAFSSALYAWPSLALLSPATSFPELVAIQTVAMVLMTGFAGAGAVTMAEQFPTEVRVTGIALPYALSVTLFGGTAPYLITAMGGWGYGHLVWIYLAAISVIGGIVYTLMPETKGKPLP, encoded by the coding sequence ATGGAACGGTTGGAGGCGGCGCGTGCGCCGAATTCCGCAGCGATCTTCGCGTCATCGGACAATCCGTCATCGGACGACGCCGTCGTCCGGCGGCTGACCGCCGCTCAGAAGAAGGCGATCATCGCCGCAACGGCGGGCACGATCGTCGAATACACGGACTGGGTGATCTATGCGATTTTCGCGTCGATCCTCGCGAACAAGTTCTTTCCGGCGGGCAACTCCTTCACCGCCCTTCTTTCGGTTTTCGCCATCTTCGCGGTCGGCTTCATCATGAGGCCGGTCGGCGGCGCGGTCCTCGGCGCCTTTGCTGACCGCCACGGCCGCAAGAAGGGCCTGACCCTGTCCATCCTGCTCATGTCGGGCGCGTCCTTCGTGATCGGCGTCTGCCCAACCTACGACCAGATCGGTCTGGCCGCCCCGATCATCCTAGTGCTGGCGCGCCTGACGCAGGGATTCTCGGCCGGTGGGGAATTCGGCTCCGCCTCCACCTTCCTGATCGAATCCGCGCCCGCGGACCGGCGGGCCTTCGCTGGGTCCTGGCAATGGTTCGCCATCAACGCGGGCACGCTGATCTCCTTCGTGCTCGCCTTCTCCTTCACGGTCATCGGGAGCGACGGGGGGCTGTCGTCCTGGGGATGGCGCGCCGCCTTCATCATTGCCGGCCTGCTGGGCCTGGTCACGCTGTGGATTCGCCTCTCCGTCGGTGAGACCGAGGTCTTCAAGAAGCGAGCGGCCACGGAGGGCGTCCAACGGCACCCGATGGTTGACGTGTTCCGCAAGCATCCGCGCGACGCCCTCCGCGTCATCGGCATCGCCATGGCCGGCAATCTGCTCAACTATGTGTGGATGGTGAATTACCCGAGCCACGCGCACCTCGTCACCGGCCTGCCGATGAGCCAGACGCTCCTGGCGGGCATCGTTTCGGTCACCGTGTCGCTCGTCCTGATCCCCTTCGTCGGCATGCTTGCCGACCGGATCGGGCGGCGCCCGGTGCTGATTGCCTTCGCCTTCAGCTCCGCCCTCTACGCTTGGCCGAGCCTCGCTCTGCTCTCCCCGGCCACCAGCTTTCCCGAACTCGTGGCGATCCAGACGGTCGCCATGGTGCTCATGACCGGCTTCGCCGGGGCCGGGGCCGTCACGATGGCCGAGCAATTTCCAACCGAAGTGCGGGTCACCGGCATCGCGCTGCCCTATGCCCTGTCCGTCACGCTGTTCGGCGGAACCGCGCCCTACCTGATCACGGCCATGGGCGGCTGGGGATACGGCCACCTCGTGTGGATTTACCTCGCGGCCATCAGTGTGATCGGCGGGATCGTCTACACGCTCATGCCGGAAACCAAGGGAAAGCCGCTGCCCTGA
- a CDS encoding NAD(P)-dependent oxidoreductase, with amino-acid sequence MAIGFIGLGAMGAPMVRHLAKAGQDLHVFDTNPAALEAAAALGATVCPSAAAVGHAAEAVLVCLPTPDIVRQVVLGPGGVIEGSKVRICVDHSTTGPSAAREIADRLAGRGITALDAPLAGGVSGAQAGTLSVMVSGETWAYEALAPVFRSFGRHVVHVGTGVGQGQALKLINNMIVGANLVAASEAILFGVRFGLSADAILDMLNASTARSFVTESILADRILDRRFDFGFRLELMRKDLRLCVAEAEAAGAPMLICALAKQLYELAHAHGGGQDDMTVVVKELERAAGAEIARS; translated from the coding sequence ATGGCGATCGGTTTCATCGGGCTTGGCGCAATGGGCGCCCCAATGGTGCGCCATCTCGCGAAGGCCGGCCAGGACCTGCACGTCTTCGACACCAACCCCGCCGCCCTTGAAGCCGCGGCGGCGCTCGGCGCGACGGTCTGCCCGTCGGCGGCGGCGGTCGGCCATGCGGCGGAGGCGGTGCTGGTCTGCCTTCCGACACCGGACATCGTCCGGCAGGTCGTGCTCGGCCCCGGCGGCGTGATCGAGGGGAGCAAGGTCCGGATCTGCGTGGACCACTCGACGACGGGGCCGAGCGCCGCCCGCGAGATCGCGGACCGGCTCGCGGGCCGTGGGATCACGGCCCTGGACGCACCGCTGGCCGGTGGGGTGTCCGGCGCGCAGGCCGGCACGCTGTCCGTCATGGTGTCCGGCGAGACCTGGGCCTACGAGGCGCTCGCCCCCGTCTTCCGCAGCTTCGGCCGCCACGTCGTCCATGTCGGCACGGGCGTCGGCCAGGGGCAGGCGCTGAAGCTGATCAACAACATGATCGTGGGCGCCAACCTCGTCGCGGCCAGCGAGGCGATCCTGTTCGGGGTCCGCTTCGGCCTGTCCGCCGACGCCATCCTCGACATGCTCAACGCCAGCACGGCGCGCAGCTTCGTCACGGAGAGCATCCTCGCGGACCGCATCCTCGACCGGCGTTTCGACTTCGGCTTCCGGCTCGAACTCATGCGCAAGGATCTGCGGCTGTGCGTGGCCGAGGCGGAGGCCGCCGGCGCGCCGATGCTGATCTGCGCGCTCGCCAAGCAACTCTACGAATTGGCCCACGCCCATGGCGGCGGACAGGACGACATGACGGTCGTCGTGAAGGAGCTGGAGCGCGCCGCTGGAGCGGAGATCGCCCGTTCCTGA
- a CDS encoding CaiB/BaiF CoA transferase family protein, whose amino-acid sequence MMRHALDGLTVLDFTHIGAGPTCTMLLADMGARVIKVEPPQGELGRQLGPAWIGDDSALYHAFNRNKLGLSLDLKTPQGVEVARTLARTADVLVESMRPGVMQRIGLGYDVLSAHNPGLVYASISAYGQDGPYAERPGVDGIIQADSGLMSIIGTPASEPCKVQAPVVDVFTGYVAALGILAKMMERRRDGKGGQLDINLLNAALALQQPSIAGYLADGVLPKRQGSAAPYSAPNEAFETADGWIMVAAYNGGRWDRLCEVLGRVDLIHDQRFETSATRVANREAMRDTLGPLFKAQPSEHWLAVLRKVDVLCTRVADYTDLVGHPQVAANAMIAGMSHPALGTIQVPGFPINSRESNAVPHAPAPALGEHSADILASFGFSRGAIAELLDRKVIGSRHPRTAP is encoded by the coding sequence ATGATGCGTCATGCTCTCGACGGCCTGACCGTCCTCGATTTCACGCACATCGGTGCGGGTCCGACCTGCACGATGCTCCTGGCCGACATGGGCGCCCGCGTCATCAAGGTCGAGCCGCCGCAAGGCGAACTCGGCCGCCAACTCGGCCCGGCCTGGATCGGGGACGACAGCGCGCTGTACCACGCCTTCAACCGCAACAAACTGGGGCTGTCGCTCGACCTCAAGACCCCGCAGGGAGTCGAGGTCGCCCGGACCCTTGCCCGGACGGCGGACGTGCTGGTCGAGAGCATGCGGCCCGGCGTGATGCAGCGCATCGGCCTCGGCTACGACGTGCTTTCGGCGCACAACCCCGGTCTCGTCTACGCGTCGATCTCGGCCTACGGACAGGACGGTCCCTACGCCGAGCGCCCCGGTGTCGATGGGATCATCCAGGCCGACAGCGGCCTGATGAGCATCATCGGAACGCCCGCGAGCGAACCGTGCAAGGTCCAGGCGCCGGTGGTCGACGTGTTCACCGGCTACGTCGCGGCGCTCGGCATCCTGGCCAAGATGATGGAGCGCCGGCGCGACGGCAAGGGCGGCCAGCTCGACATCAACCTGCTGAACGCCGCCCTGGCACTCCAGCAGCCCTCCATTGCCGGCTACTTGGCGGACGGTGTGCTGCCGAAGCGCCAGGGCAGCGCCGCGCCCTATTCGGCCCCCAACGAGGCGTTTGAGACCGCTGACGGCTGGATCATGGTCGCGGCCTACAATGGCGGTCGCTGGGACCGGCTGTGCGAGGTGCTGGGGCGCGTCGACCTGATCCACGACCAGAGGTTCGAAACCTCCGCAACGCGGGTCGCCAATCGGGAGGCGATGCGCGACACGCTCGGGCCACTCTTCAAAGCGCAGCCGAGCGAACACTGGCTGGCCGTCTTGCGCAAGGTGGACGTCCTGTGCACACGGGTGGCCGACTACACAGACCTTGTCGGGCATCCACAGGTGGCGGCCAACGCCATGATCGCCGGGATGAGCCATCCTGCCTTGGGAACGATCCAGGTTCCCGGCTTCCCGATCAACAGTCGCGAGTCCAACGCGGTGCCGCACGCCCCCGCCCCCGCGCTCGGCGAGCATTCCGCCGACATCCTCGCGTCGTTCGGATTTTCCCGCGGCGCCATCGCGGAACTGCTCGACCGCAAGGTGATCGGCTCCCGGCACCCGCGGACGGCCCCATGA